One Gossypium arboreum isolate Shixiya-1 chromosome 13, ASM2569848v2, whole genome shotgun sequence genomic window, cctatgcacttccaattgtagatgatgatgttccttctacttacacagaagcaataagtaaccctgatggtgtaaagtagaagcaagcaatgaatgaagaaatgcagtctcttcataaaaataagacctgagagttggtgacactacccaagggaaagaaggcaattggatgcaactgggtatatgcaaagaaggaaggatttcctgataaaaatgaaattcgatacaaggctagattggtagcaaagggttacgctcagaaagaaggaatagactacaatgaagtgttttctccggttgtgaagcattcgtctattGATTTTGCTAGCCTTAGTTGCAtaatatgatcttgaactagttcacTTGATGTGAAGACCGCGCTTTTacggtgatttggaagaggaaattTATATGACTCACCAGATGGATTCAAGGTTCtttggaaaagaaaattgggtttacaaactgacaaagtcgctttatggattgaagcaatctccgaggcagtggtacaagcgatttgatcagttcatgaaagggcaaaggtacacaagaagtaaatttgatcattgcgtgtattttcagaagctacaagaaggaactttcatatacttgctcttatatgttgatgatatgctaatagcatctaagagcaaagttgagattgaaagattgaagactcaactcaatctcgagtttgagatgaaagatctgggagaagctaaaaagattctcggcatggaaatatggtgtgtacaagacccgacatttcacaggcagttagtatagtgagcaggtatatgcataatcctGGAAAAGGACAGTGGCAatctgtgaaatggattctacggtatattcagaagaccgtggatgttggattactgttcaagcaggataatacacttggtaaaggtgttattgggtacgttgattctgactatgcggtgatttggacaagcgaagatcaaccaccggttatgtgtttacacttgcttggaggaccaataagttggaagtctacactACGATCTCTGATTGCATTGTCAACCACAAAAGCCGAGTACATGGTGTAACAGAGGTCAgtaaaggaggctatttggttacaaggtatggctaaaaccttggggttggttcagagcatattaacgtgtattgtgatagtcaaagtgctattcatttagcaaagaatcaagtctatcatgcacgtACAAAACATATCGACGTACGATTCCATTTTGTGCGGGAAATTATTGAAGAGGGGAAAATttgtcttcagaagatcaagactgcagataatcccgcagatatgatgaccaaggtggtaacagcaaccaagttcgaacattgttagaacttgattaatatcctgcaattttaacagttgaagaaggcactatcaagtattgttgtcaaaagcagaaagaattgtgtgaagataagattatcctaatcaaatcttcaaggtggagattattggaacccaccattgtttgaaaagtcaaatggggtgggcaccgacagtagaaagtaatattggttggcaagttgggttaaaagttggcatgggataattgcaattttggtccctaattgtatagggacattgcaagttgatccttgaacctcaactataaataggcttaaccatttcttactttcttcatcccataattgccattctctacttaaggcattattctctctctctatttgtaaatttcacttgtaattttggagtgaaatatatttggtagtgcccgaggacgtaggcaaaatttctttgaacctcgttaaaattccgtgttctttttatctattttgcatattttgtgaatgtgattgtagtgatttattgtgctattaaattacgataaagggatattctggctaggaaagacttggtatttaagagatcttcgtgatctacctctctttcctgggaattgaacttagtgtgatttttcaatataataattttactctttcacacgcttccgcacaACAGGTGCAATACCTACCATTGTTGGAATGTAATTGACGGATTCTAGCTGCGTGGTTATTCCGATTTTCAATAATATTCTAGCAGCAAAGTTGTTTGGATTTGGAAGTGTTGGACACGATGATGTGGTTTTGttcaatttgttttaaaattttttcgtaTATTTAGAAAATCATGTCACAAAATGAACCGATCATTGACtactttttttattcttttacagATTTTCCGGTGGGATCTGAACTCACTAATCAAGCAGCCAAACATTGAAGAATGTTTATGGCTGAGTTGGGATTTAAAGCTGTGTTATTATGCAGCGATGGTGATGATGATGAGACTGTTTCTTCTTTTCATCATCTTTAAGCAATAATTTACTAACAGTTATAGTGTTGTTTGGCGATACTGTTTAAAGGAGGTAGTAAGGATAGTGTTGTTGGCGAGCAAAATGTTTATTGGGTTGAAATAGTTTTATTGGATTAATTATGGGGTTCCATTTGTCCAAATGCTTACGTGGATCACCATCAAAGACCAGTGCTTTCACCGGTCGTCATCTTTGATGGTTTCAAAGTGCTCATCGTTCTTGCGTTCACAATTGGAATGATAATCTTGTGACTATGATGTATCCAAAGGTATGGTTGTCACCCAAATAAAATTTGCACCAATctgattttttattcttttatcacTTGTCAATTTCGTTCATTTTCTGCTATTTATTTAGGTTAATTTTTGCAATTAGTTCCTGCACTTTATGAAAATTgtgatttaatccttatactttaatttcgtaatttttaatttttatactttattaaaatttaaaatttcagtccTCACCAAATTATAACAATTAGATTCGTTAAGTTCTACTATCTTCAAAATCTAATGCCACAAACATATTACTGTCATTTGTgttaagaataaaattttaaattttaaaaagtataaggACTTCGAATGGTCCAGTTGGAGAATATAAACTAAATCTATAACTATATGCATGGTATATAACAAGTTTGAATATAATCCAATGAATTCAACTGCTATTGCTTGGATAAGAACTacaatataaaaattcaaaaagttCATGaactaaaattgataaaataaattataaagacTAAATTCACAACTTTTGCAGAGTACATATACTAATTGCAGAATTTGACCTTTTATTTACATTATTTAATACAATAGTTATACACACCATATAAGGGTAAGGCTTAACAATCCCAATAACCTAGGACCAGTAGCCATATATAGGGGAATGACACCAACTTGACTACAAACTCCATGTATAAAAAAGCGTAAAAGTAAATCCAAAAACCCTTAAAAAGCTTCACCTTACACTATCATTTTCCTTattatctttattctttctatCAATAAAAAAGCATAAACTCAGTCGCCATTTTCAGAAGGTTGAATCCTCATATAATCCAAATATTTTTTTCCATAGATCTTGAGGGTGAAGAACTGTTTGAAGTATTCCTCCATTCCCACCCTTCTAAACAATGGAGGGTTTTCTGCATTTATAAGACTCAATGAAGGCCCTACCTCAGCCTCAAAATTAGGACTCAAGTTGAAGGTAACTGTTATTCTTTCTCTCTCTTTATTGCAAGTAACCTTGTGTTCAATGCTGTGATAAACCCCGTTGCTAAATATCTGCATTTAACATTTACACATTTCTTATATACATGCATGCATAGGAATGTGTTTTGTAATAGTAATGTGAAAAACTGGGTAGAGCTTACCATTATTCACTAAATTATAGGTAAGTTTTTGTTTTagtcatttaattaaaaaaaattataatttaatcactaaattattcaaaagttttcactTAAGTCACTGGATTATTAAAATCGATGTTATATAACTTGTTTTGCTCGCATTGTCTGCACCAATAAAAAActatcttttcctttttcttttatgaAATAATTTTGGAGGTCACGAATTTGTGAATCAAATTTCGAATAGATTTGTTTATGATCTTTGATACATTGGCAGCCAGATTTATTCTACTCATCAATGAGTATTGATTCATTGTATCAATCATATCATTACTTGGAGTTCGTTAGaggaatttaaaaaagaaaaaatccaGTAACCTAAATAAAAACTCTCAAAGAGTTTAGTgatcaaattgtaattttttctagttaagtgatcaaaatgaaaacttatttaTAGTTTAGTGATTAATAGTagaatttaccaaaaaaaaaaaactttgaaccTGGAAAATGTCTCCAACATTGACCACAAAAGCATCTGGGTTGACGTTGAAAGGGAACCAAAGGCCATTTTTTTTAACCTCAAGGCCATCCACTCCATTAAGTTGGTGTAGGATAGTGAGGAGAGTCATATCAGAGTGTGGAAAAAGACCCATCACTGACTCTGGTTGTGGACATGGAGGATAATATGCCATCCTCACCGCTTGCAGCCCATCATCAAACAACTCCATCatctccttttcttttattttcaatgcTTTTCCCATGAAACCAATAAGTTTTGTGGCAAGCTTTTGGAGTTCCGATAAGTAACACTCCATCGTACTTCTGCATCATGATAATGATGACATCCATTAAATATTAAGTAAACATCACTTTATGAAAAGCTTAAAACAAAGAGAGAAAGAACCTTAAAGAAGGAGGTAGTTGTGGGAAGAGATGAGGTCTACGCCTATGGAGTGGGTTAGTGATAATATTGAAAGTGTCAACCCAATCATATTTGCCATCTCCTCTCGTCCTCCTTCCATACCCTTCCAACTCTCCTTCCCTTACTTTATATTTCAGTTTCTCTTCCAATGGCAGTCTATAAAATTCCTCCACCTCGTGCTTCAGTTTCTCCAGCAGTGATGAGCTAACCCCATGGTTCACCAACTGCACCGGTACGTACCACCATATCCACTCATTAACTACACTCAatcatacatgcatacatatataaaatttagTTTTGGAGAGTGAAGCAGAAAAACCTGAAAGATGCCCCAGTCTTGGCAAGTAGCGTGCAACTTGTGGAGCTCAAGGTTATGGTGGTCATCTGCCAAAAGCAAACGAGACATGTCGATGGTTGGTGGCAAAGGAGTGGTGACAGACAAGGAAGGAGATTGTTCGTTTATACGAACAAATGGTTGTGGGATTGAGAAATCCGGTGCCGCTAATTTAACAAGTTCCTGGACGCTAAATGTTGAAGGATCGAAGGCAGAGGTGCTAAAATCATCTTCGGTGTATGATGATGATGACCCCATAGTGTTAAGGAAGGAGTCAGCCTCTTCAATCTACAACATACAGCCTATTGTTGGAGATATTTAAAGGGGAAAACAAAGGTTACAGCAGTTTTCGTATGAGGTAAGAAAACAGATAGGTATAAAAGAAGATATT contains:
- the LOC108462897 gene encoding codeine O-demethylase-like; translated protein: MGSSSSYTEDDFSTSAFDPSTFSVQELVKLAAPDFSIPQPFVRINEQSPSLSVTTPLPPTIDMSRLLLADDHHNLELHKLHATCQDWGIFQLVNHGVSSSLLEKLKHEVEEFYRLPLEEKLKYKVREGELEGYGRRTRGDGKYDWVDTFNIITNPLHRRRPHLFPQLPPSLRSTMECYLSELQKLATKLIGFMGKALKIKEKEMMELFDDGLQAVRMAYYPPCPQPESVMGLFPHSDMTLLTILHQLNGVDGLEVKKNGLWFPFNVNPDAFVVNVGDIFQIFSNGVYHSIEHKVTCNKERERITVTFNLSPNFEAEVGPSLSLINAENPPLFRRVGMEEYFKQFFTLKIYGKKYLDYMRIQPSENGD